The following are from one region of the Corynebacterium hindlerae genome:
- a CDS encoding class C sortase: MIARRRTVSGQRASKSKQRKRRSWLWIVLGALLLLYPIVATLWNDHLLQQQAREYSTNVERIEPREEIQRLRREAEEYNAWLETEGHHAMPPEDSSPGFDRYMATLNPPETQGTLGRISIESINVDLPIAHTSRPAVLYHGAGHMFGSDLPIGGLGNNVVITAHTGMVNASMFDQLPTLKNGAIVKVEVLDETLYYQVTGRKIVKPDDWRDITYEPNRDKLTLVTCTPYGINSDRLLVEADRVDPSSLDAGAKWKLPLSWWMILDLLILLIVFLILLIGERRRRKRKQARGMDRDLSRKTNRYQHP; encoded by the coding sequence GTGATCGCGAGGAGGAGGACAGTTAGCGGGCAGCGGGCGTCGAAAAGCAAGCAGCGTAAACGACGCTCCTGGTTGTGGATCGTGCTGGGCGCGCTGCTGCTGCTTTACCCGATCGTTGCGACGCTGTGGAACGATCACCTGTTGCAGCAGCAAGCCCGGGAATACAGCACGAATGTCGAAAGGATTGAGCCTCGGGAAGAGATTCAGCGCCTGCGCCGCGAAGCCGAAGAATACAACGCGTGGCTGGAAACTGAGGGGCACCACGCAATGCCCCCAGAGGACAGCTCCCCAGGTTTCGACCGGTACATGGCAACGCTCAACCCGCCGGAAACCCAAGGCACGCTCGGGCGCATCTCGATTGAATCCATCAACGTGGACCTGCCGATTGCCCACACCTCGCGCCCCGCGGTGCTGTACCACGGGGCGGGGCACATGTTCGGATCCGATTTGCCCATTGGCGGGCTAGGGAACAACGTAGTGATCACCGCCCACACCGGGATGGTGAACGCGTCAATGTTTGACCAGCTCCCGACCCTGAAAAACGGGGCAATCGTGAAAGTGGAAGTGCTCGACGAAACGCTGTATTACCAGGTCACAGGGCGAAAAATTGTGAAACCTGATGATTGGCGAGACATCACCTACGAACCCAACCGAGACAAACTCACCCTCGTCACATGCACCCCATACGGCATCAACTCAGATCGCTTACTCGTCGAAGCTGACAGAGTGGACCCATCCAGCCTGGACGCGGGAGCGAAGTGGAAACTGCCACTGTCGTGGTGGATGATCCTGGACCTGCTGATTCTGTTAATTGTCTTCCTGATCCTGCTCATCGGGGAACGGCGACGGCGCAAGAGGAAGCAAGCGCGGGGCATGGATAGGGATTTGTCCCGGAAAACAAATCGCTATCAACACCCCTAA
- a CDS encoding acyl-CoA thioesterase, with protein MPDRSPAITLRFLAAPTDVLMAGNHGINGGRVLEWIDKAAYACATSWSGTYCVTAYVGHIHFFRPIPSGHMVEVRSRIAMTGRSSMHIINEVFSADPREGVFTRACDCLVIFVAKDTATGKSVAVPTYEPTTDEERRVYEAALSRIELRQAIEAEMEKQTYDGPSDAPRLITRFLAKPTDVNWGGKVHGGTAMEWIDEAGAACTMEWSGEHTVAVYAGGIRFYRPIQIGDLIEVDARLIRTDARGMQTSIHVRSGAPRGGRSHLETAIHATVSYVAVDIDGNPLPARQFTPVTEEDKRLFEHAATLRELRSQYSPRPLVAQRQVRLTD; from the coding sequence ATGCCGGACCGCTCCCCTGCCATCACTCTTCGTTTCCTGGCCGCACCGACGGATGTGCTCATGGCTGGCAACCACGGCATCAATGGTGGACGCGTGCTGGAATGGATCGACAAGGCGGCATACGCGTGCGCCACATCGTGGTCCGGGACTTACTGCGTCACAGCTTACGTGGGTCACATTCACTTCTTCCGTCCGATCCCCTCTGGACACATGGTGGAGGTGCGTTCCCGAATCGCTATGACGGGGCGCTCCTCCATGCACATCATCAACGAGGTGTTCTCCGCAGACCCTCGCGAAGGTGTCTTCACCCGTGCCTGCGATTGTCTGGTCATCTTCGTGGCGAAGGACACCGCCACCGGAAAATCCGTGGCAGTACCCACCTACGAACCCACCACCGACGAAGAACGACGCGTCTACGAAGCCGCCCTCTCCCGCATTGAGCTGCGCCAGGCCATCGAGGCTGAAATGGAAAAGCAAACCTACGACGGCCCTTCCGACGCCCCGCGCCTCATCACCCGCTTCCTGGCCAAACCGACTGACGTGAACTGGGGCGGCAAGGTCCACGGTGGCACCGCAATGGAGTGGATCGACGAAGCCGGCGCCGCCTGCACCATGGAATGGTCCGGCGAACACACCGTCGCTGTTTACGCTGGTGGCATCCGCTTCTACCGCCCCATCCAGATCGGCGACCTCATCGAGGTAGACGCCCGCCTCATCCGCACCGACGCACGAGGGATGCAAACGTCCATCCACGTCCGCTCCGGTGCACCGCGTGGCGGCCGCTCCCACCTGGAAACCGCCATTCATGCGACTGTGTCCTACGTTGCTGTGGACATCGACGGCAACCCACTACCCGCCCGCCAGTTCACGCCGGTCACCGAGGAAGACAAGCGCCTCTTCGAACACGCAGCAACCCTCCGCGAACTGCGCTCCCAGTACTCGCCACGGCCACTAGTTGCGCAACGGCAAGTGCGGTTGACGGATTAG
- a CDS encoding sterol carrier family protein: MPTPKKVDPAETRAAVLAIADWIRDEDCGQRPSRSQLADATRLTARTLAQTAPGQSVELRVPPFVAVQCIQGPRHTRGTPPNVVEMSPREWLRVATGMEAFATAKKDCSGTRAGEIEHWLPILNLG; the protein is encoded by the coding sequence ATGCCTACCCCCAAGAAAGTGGATCCCGCCGAAACCCGCGCGGCTGTCCTCGCCATCGCCGATTGGATTAGGGACGAGGATTGCGGGCAACGGCCGTCGAGAAGCCAGCTTGCCGACGCCACCCGCCTCACCGCCCGGACCCTAGCGCAGACCGCGCCGGGGCAGAGCGTGGAGCTGCGTGTGCCGCCGTTCGTGGCTGTGCAATGCATTCAGGGGCCACGGCATACCAGGGGGACGCCACCGAATGTGGTGGAGATGTCGCCGCGCGAGTGGCTTCGAGTAGCAACGGGCATGGAAGCTTTCGCGACAGCAAAAAAAGACTGCTCAGGCACCCGCGCGGGTGAGATAGAGCATTGGCTACCCATACTAAACCTAGGCTAA
- a CDS encoding VIT1/CCC1 transporter family protein — protein MTGHDQEFFEPHATGVNSKLNWLRAGVLGANDGIVSVAGLLMGVAAAGAGSKELMTAGIASVASGAVSMALGEYVSVSAQRDTERQLVAKEKWELEHFPDHEHAELVGILKEKGMSAETAEIAATEMENSNALAAHLDMELGMDAEELTNPWVAAGSSAVSFVVGAMIPFLCAIFAPVQARVWVILLGTVVALTLTGGLSAKFSDSSKGRSVTRLVVGGALALGVTYLIGWLFGVSVT, from the coding sequence ATGACCGGCCACGACCAAGAATTTTTTGAACCACACGCAACGGGCGTGAACTCTAAACTCAACTGGCTGCGCGCCGGGGTGTTGGGTGCGAATGACGGCATCGTCTCAGTCGCAGGCCTGCTGATGGGTGTGGCCGCCGCCGGTGCCGGTTCCAAAGAACTCATGACGGCAGGCATCGCATCCGTCGCCTCCGGCGCTGTCTCCATGGCGCTCGGCGAATACGTCTCCGTCTCCGCACAACGAGACACCGAACGACAGCTCGTGGCTAAAGAAAAGTGGGAGCTGGAGCATTTCCCAGACCATGAACATGCTGAGCTGGTCGGGATATTAAAAGAAAAGGGCATGTCGGCGGAAACGGCAGAGATTGCCGCCACTGAGATGGAGAACAGTAATGCTCTAGCTGCTCATCTCGATATGGAGCTGGGTATGGACGCGGAAGAGCTGACCAACCCATGGGTGGCTGCGGGGTCTAGTGCCGTGTCCTTTGTAGTTGGTGCGATGATTCCGTTCCTGTGCGCGATTTTCGCACCAGTCCAGGCGCGGGTGTGGGTGATCCTGCTGGGTACGGTGGTGGCGCTCACCCTTACCGGTGGGTTGTCCGCGAAGTTCTCTGACTCTAGCAAGGGGCGCTCGGTTACCCGCCTCGTTGTTGGTGGCGCACTCGCGCTTGGGGTGACATACCTGATCGGTTGGCTTTTCGGGGTGTCGGTGACCTAA
- the purF gene encoding amidophosphoribosyltransferase has product MNTVVDDRTFKRPDLDDHGENAPREECGVFGVWAPGEDVAKLTYYGLYALQHRGQEAAGIAVGDGDSIVVFKDLGLVSQVFDEQSLGALKGDLAVGHTRYSTAGGVSWENSQPMFRVTPDDIDVALGHNGNLVNYVELLEEATALGLVSKDSHPSDSDIMTALLANNARDGKTIFQSAQELLPRIKGAFCLTFMDGKSLYAARDPHGVRPLSIGRLDSGWVVASETCALDIVGASFVRDVEPGELLRIDASGIHSVRFAEPTRKLCVFEHVYLARPDSVISGHSVHASRVEIGRRLAKEWPADADMVMPTPDSGTPAAVGYAQGSGIPFGLGLVKNAYVGRTFIQPTQTIRQLGIRLKLNPLKGEIAGKKLVVVDDSIVRGNTQRALIRMLREAGAAEVHVRIASPPVKWPCFYGIDFASPGELIANNVDDSNEAAMVESVRVALGADSLGYVSVDGMVAATGEQRENLCCACFDGKYPLGLPEGNANAELVKTMQAEN; this is encoded by the coding sequence ATGAACACTGTGGTAGACGACCGTACTTTTAAGCGCCCGGATTTGGATGACCACGGTGAAAATGCCCCTCGTGAAGAGTGTGGTGTTTTCGGTGTGTGGGCCCCGGGTGAAGACGTTGCAAAACTTACCTACTACGGCCTATACGCTCTGCAGCACCGCGGGCAAGAAGCCGCAGGCATCGCGGTAGGCGATGGTGATTCAATCGTCGTATTCAAAGACTTGGGCCTAGTCTCCCAAGTCTTTGACGAGCAATCCTTGGGTGCCCTTAAAGGCGACCTTGCAGTGGGGCATACTCGCTACTCCACCGCAGGTGGTGTCTCCTGGGAAAACTCCCAACCTATGTTCCGGGTTACCCCAGACGATATTGACGTGGCACTCGGACACAATGGCAACCTCGTTAACTACGTAGAACTGTTGGAAGAAGCCACAGCTCTGGGGCTGGTGAGCAAGGACTCCCACCCGTCTGACTCCGACATCATGACAGCGCTGCTGGCGAACAATGCCCGTGACGGCAAGACGATCTTCCAATCTGCCCAGGAACTCCTTCCTCGTATCAAGGGAGCGTTCTGTCTCACCTTCATGGACGGCAAAAGCCTCTACGCTGCTCGCGACCCGCACGGCGTCCGGCCACTGTCCATCGGCCGTCTCGATTCCGGCTGGGTTGTTGCCTCGGAGACCTGTGCGCTCGATATCGTGGGCGCGTCTTTCGTTCGCGACGTAGAACCGGGCGAGCTGCTGCGTATCGACGCTTCCGGTATCCACAGCGTCCGCTTCGCGGAACCAACCCGCAAACTGTGCGTGTTCGAGCACGTCTACCTCGCACGCCCAGACTCCGTCATCTCCGGACATTCGGTCCATGCCAGCCGCGTGGAAATCGGTCGTCGACTGGCGAAGGAATGGCCGGCAGACGCTGACATGGTGATGCCAACCCCAGATTCAGGCACACCAGCCGCAGTGGGCTACGCGCAAGGCTCCGGTATCCCATTTGGCCTCGGCCTAGTGAAGAACGCTTACGTGGGCCGTACCTTCATTCAGCCAACGCAGACTATTCGCCAGCTCGGTATCCGCCTCAAGCTCAACCCGCTCAAGGGGGAGATCGCTGGTAAAAAGCTCGTAGTGGTGGATGATTCCATCGTCCGTGGCAATACTCAGCGTGCCTTGATCCGAATGCTGCGCGAGGCCGGCGCCGCGGAAGTACACGTCCGTATTGCTTCGCCACCAGTGAAGTGGCCCTGCTTCTACGGCATTGATTTCGCGTCCCCAGGTGAGCTGATCGCGAACAACGTGGATGACTCAAATGAGGCAGCCATGGTGGAGTCGGTTCGCGTGGCGTTGGGGGCGGACTCCCTCGGCTACGTCTCCGTGGACGGCATGGTCGCTGCCACCGGAGAACAGCGCGAGAACTTGTGCTGCGCATGCTTCGACGGCAAGTACCCACTCGGGCTGCCGGAGGGCAACGCCAATGCGGAGCTCGTGAAGACCATGCAGGCAGAAAACTAA
- the purM gene encoding phosphoribosylformylglycinamidine cyclo-ligase, translating into MTDNNEQVTSYAAAGVDIEAGDRAVELFAPHAKRATRPEVRGSLGGFAGLFALGKYKEPLLAAGSDGVGTKLAVAQAMDKHDTIGIDLVAMCVDDLVVCGAEPLFLQDYIAIGKVVPEHVAQIVAGIAEGCVQAGCALLGGETAEHPGVMEPDHYDVSATAVGVVEAEELLGPDRVRTGDVLIAMKSSGLHSNGYSLARHVLLEKAALPLDTHMDELGRTLGEELLEPTRIYAKDCLALANECEVHTFCHVTGGGLVGNMVRIIPEGMVAEMSRATWTPGPIFRTIERLGKVPQEEMEKTFNMGIGMVAVVAAEDRDRALAMLTARHIDAWELGTVRSAADGESDRAILKGAHPDA; encoded by the coding sequence ATGACTGACAACAACGAACAAGTGACCTCGTACGCTGCCGCTGGCGTGGACATTGAAGCTGGCGACCGCGCGGTGGAACTGTTCGCACCACACGCCAAGCGCGCTACCCGACCTGAGGTTCGCGGTAGCCTCGGTGGCTTTGCTGGACTGTTTGCCCTGGGCAAGTACAAGGAGCCACTGCTCGCTGCCGGATCCGACGGCGTGGGAACTAAGCTGGCCGTGGCTCAGGCTATGGACAAGCACGACACCATCGGCATCGACCTGGTGGCAATGTGCGTTGATGACCTGGTCGTCTGTGGCGCGGAACCACTGTTCCTGCAGGACTACATCGCCATTGGCAAGGTTGTTCCAGAGCACGTGGCTCAGATCGTTGCGGGTATCGCAGAAGGCTGCGTCCAGGCAGGTTGCGCGCTCCTGGGCGGCGAAACCGCGGAACACCCCGGCGTGATGGAACCCGACCACTACGACGTATCCGCTACCGCAGTGGGCGTTGTGGAAGCTGAGGAGCTCCTCGGCCCCGACCGCGTGCGCACCGGCGACGTACTGATCGCGATGAAGTCCTCCGGTCTGCACTCCAACGGCTACTCCTTGGCCCGCCACGTCCTGCTGGAAAAGGCTGCACTGCCACTGGATACCCACATGGATGAGCTTGGCCGCACCCTCGGTGAAGAACTCCTCGAACCAACCCGCATCTACGCCAAAGACTGCCTCGCGCTGGCCAACGAATGCGAAGTCCACACCTTCTGCCACGTTACCGGTGGCGGACTAGTGGGCAACATGGTTCGTATCATCCCAGAAGGCATGGTCGCTGAGATGTCCCGTGCGACCTGGACCCCAGGCCCAATCTTCCGCACCATCGAACGCCTGGGCAAGGTGCCACAGGAAGAGATGGAGAAGACCTTCAACATGGGCATCGGCATGGTCGCCGTCGTTGCCGCCGAAGACCGCGACCGCGCGCTCGCCATGCTCACCGCACGGCATATCGACGCCTGGGAGCTCGGAACCGTCCGCTCTGCCGCAGATGGGGAGAGCGACCGCGCCATCCTCAAGGGTGCACACCCGGACGCCTAA
- a CDS encoding DUF3073 domain-containing protein translates to MGRGRAKAKQAKVARQLKYNTPDMDLDSLQRELAGKSQADSSYDESNDYEDPYAEWVEDDWDEAPEAGKR, encoded by the coding sequence ATGGGTCGCGGCCGTGCCAAGGCAAAGCAAGCCAAGGTTGCTCGTCAGTTGAAGTACAACACGCCGGATATGGATTTGGACTCGCTCCAGCGCGAGCTCGCAGGAAAGTCTCAAGCAGACTCCTCCTACGACGAGTCCAACGACTACGAAGATCCATATGCGGAATGGGTTGAAGACGACTGGGACGAGGCTCCTGAAGCGGGCAAGCGCTAA